CACCTAACATGTCCCCTAACCTGGCTGCCGTCGCTCATTTGATCACATTTTTAACCTAAAAGTGTTGTATTTTTCATGCTCTTGTGGTCTATTTGTTGGACGACATTGACTCAGTGCATACTGCAATTAACACAAAGCTAATTTGAGACAATAATTTCATTGAATATGCAATCTGAATTTAGTTGAATCTTGAAGAAGATGCTACTTAACTTAGGCAATCATCTCGGATAGTTTTAACTAATATAGATCAAATGTTGTCTTAATAAGTTTACCCTCATAGTGCCTTCTACTCAAAGACATGTACATGCTCTTGCTAAAAGTTTCAGTTTTTCACTAGCACCTAATCCTTTTTTGTTACTTTCCAGCGGGTGGCCACCCTTTTGCACGGTTAAGTTGGTAATATTTTATCTGCCTAGGGTATATACTAAGTAACCTATACTCCTTTACTGCATGTGCCCCAAAGATTCCCCTGGCTTATTCTACCACACTTGCTCATTTTCTTTAACCCAAGACACTCCTCTGATGCCTATGATTGAGTTCACAGACAGTAATAAGAGTTTGCCGGCTCTTGTTTTCTATTGCACTCCTTTCAGTTTCTTAGGAAAGTTAGGCATGTGATGTGAACATGCTCTTTGAACTTTGGAAAATAGTACCATACAGAAGATGCAGAAACAGTAAACTGCCCATATGAATACTGATGAACTGAAAAAGGAAATATTTCTACACTTCATGAATTTGCAGATGGCTTATGTAGCAACCTGTCTTGCAGTTTCTTTTTAGTTCTCATCCACGTGAATTACTGGTAGGGAGACGCTTAGTGTCGTGATGCTAGTGGCTAAACTGCTGGACCTCCCAAAAGTTTAGTTCTCTGTCCATGTGCAAGAGCACAATTTCTTGTCGGATGATCACAGTAATACTCAGTAGTGGAATGATATCACAGAAACACTTAAAAGGTTTGTAGTATAATATGCCACATGAAAATATTTTAACACATAGAAACACAGACTCAAGGCAGTAGATGTgcagtcatcactcatcagtggCAGGCTGCTACTGTAAGTTTGTGCAGATCTGAGACAAGCGCAGGGAAAGAAGAACGCAGGTTAGATCTGTGTAACATGGATTTTCTATAGGAAGTGTTAGCCAGATCATATCCTCAGAGAGGTTGGATTACCAAGATCACAGAGCATGTTCACCTGCAACCTGCAGcatgatttttctttcattGGAACTGACGCTTCTGAACCTTCCATCGTAAGAAGTAAAACATTTTTTGGTTCAGTCTGAGAGAGAGTAAGATCACAGTACAACTACCAGCAGTAGTAGGAACTGTGAAAACATGCATATGCACGAGGTGTACCAAACTGAAGGGACTTCAAGTTTGACTCTGGTAAAAGTTTGACAGTGTCACTGTAAAATAAATTTGGATTGATTTTTTCCACAGAAGCCGCTCTGAATCACTGCAGGTGTAGACCATCAGAAGCATTTAGAAGGTAAAGGCCCAGACGAGAGAATGTCAAATGAATAGTAAACAAACACCAGCAGCAGGCGCTGTTAACTTCTGACCACCCCCTGCACCAGCGCAGTACAAAAGAACAAACTTTCACAGGCGCTAGAACACCGTACTTAACAAAGGATAAAGTTCAGATTACCGAGGGAATTACGATTAGCATTTCCCGGAACCCGAGGAGGAAGAAATGTTCTTCGCCTCACCTTCTCAACTGAGAGCACAGCAGCAAAGCAATTAACAATTCAGGATCACCCAATGGAGACAATGAGTACATCAACTAGGGATAAACATTTCCAAATGATGGCATCATCTGGGCTCCATGCCATCTTCCTTCCATCTTCTTTCTTGCCCCCACACTACAATTGAAAACTGCTAATATTCCTTTCTGATCCGAAACTTCAAGTACCAAATTTTGATACACCTATTCTAGGTACAACAGACCACTCACTCACGCTCACTACTGTATCTTAGAAAATGCAAAAACACTTGCACAAAGTGACCATTCATGCCACATCCTTGGCGTTGAAACGGCTTTAAGATCCGTGCCGGAGCAAAACCACCCTCAAATCGACGGTTCACACGTTAGGAGCTATGGCCTTGCTTGAGAGAGTGCAAGCCACTGTACCTAATCAAATCCGTTGTTTATTGAAAAGAATATCCCGAAAAGGTGAGCTATTGCTCATTTGGATCCAGATCTCCAAAGCCTTCGTGCTATAAACAAATTCTGGGGTCTCCCCCTCTACAATCCCAAGGCAACGAGGAGAGGAGGTGCCACCGCTCCAGGCCCCTCGGCTGACCCCGGCCCTCGCCCACTCCCTCCACACCAATGCCTCCACGGTTGCGCGCCACCATCGCGGCGAggctcctcgcgctcctcctgtGCTTCTCCTCCCCGGCGCTGCTCGCGCCGTGCCACGGTGTCAACGAGCAGGGCCAGGCGCTGCTGCGATGGAAGGCGTCCACGAACGCGACGCGCGGCGCGCTGGACTCGTGGAACGCCGGCGACGCGACCCCGTGCCGGTGGCTCAGCGTGTCGTGCGACGCGCGCGGCGACGTCGTGTCGCTGAGCATCAAGTCGGTCGACCTCGGCGGGGCGCTCCCCTCCGCGGACCTGCGGCCGCTGGGGCGCTCGCTCAAGACGCTTGTGCTCTCCGGCACCAACCTCACCGGCGCGATCCCCAAGGAGCTCGGCGACCTCGCCGAGCTCACCACGCTTGACCTCAGCAAGAACCAGCTGTCCGGCGCCATCCCGGCCGAGCTGTGCCGGCTCCGGAAGCTCCAGTCGCTGGCGCTCAACACCAACTCGCTGCGCGGCGCCATCCCTGACGGCATTGGCAACCTCACCAGCCTCACGTACCTCACCCTCTACGACAACGAGCTCAGCGGCGCGATCCCGGCGAGCATCGGCAACCTCAAGAAGTTGCAGGTGCTGCGAGCCGGCGGCAACCAGGCGCTGAAGggcccgctgccgccggagatCGGCGGGTGCACCGACCTCACCATGCTCGGCCTCGCCGAGACCGGGCTCTCCGGGAGCCTCCCGGAGACGATCGGCCAGCTCAAGAAGATCCAGACGATCGCCATCTACACCGCAATGCTCACCGGCTCAATCCCGGAGAGCATCGGCAACTGCACCGAGCTCACCAGTCTGTACCTGTACCAGAACTCCCTCACCGGCCCGATCCCGCCGCAGCTCGGCCGGCTGCGCAAGCTGCAGACGGTGCTCCTGTGGCAGAACCAGCTCGTCGGCACAATCCCGCCGGAGATCGCCAACTGCAAGGAGCTTGTGCTCATCGACCTGTCGCTGAACTCGCTCACGGGACCCATCCCGAGCAGCTTCGGCACGCTGCCGAacctgcagcagctgcagctcagcACGAACAAGCTCACCGGCGTCATCCCGCCGGAGCTCTCCAACTGCACGTCGCTGACCGACATCGAGGTGGACAACAACGAGCTCTCCGGCGAGATCGGCATCGACTTCCCGCGGCTGCGCAACCTGACCCTGTTCTACGCGTGGCAGAACCGGCTCACCGGCCCCGTGCCGGCGAGCCTGTCCCAGTGCGAAGGCTTGCAGTCGCTGGACCTCTCGTACAACAACTTCACCGGACCCGTCCCGAGGGAGCTGTTCGCGCTGCAGAACCTGACCAAGCTGCTGCTCCTCGACAACGACCTCTCCGGGTTCATACCGCCGGAGATCGGCAACTGCACCAACCTCTACCGGCTCCGGCTCAACAACAACCGGCTCTCGGGGACGATACCCGCGGAGATCGGCAGGTTGAAGAACCTCAATTTCCTCGACTTGGGCAGCAACCGCCTTGTCGGCCCGTTGCCGGCGGCGTTGTCCGGCTGCGACAACCTAGAATTCATGGACCTGCACTCGAATGCTCTGTCGGGCGCGTTGCCGGACGAGCTGCCCCGCAGCCTCCAGTTCGTCGACATCTCCGACAACAAGCTCACCGGACTGCTGGGACCCGGCATTGGGTTGTTGCCGGAGCTGACAAAACTTAACCTGGGGAAGAACCGGATATCCGGCGGCATACCGCCGGAGCTCGGTTCTTGCGAGAAGCTCCAGCTGCTGGACCTCGGCGACAACGCGCTCTCCGGTGgcatcccgccggagctcgggaAGCTCCCTTCGCTGGAGATTTCGCTTAACCTCAGCTGCAACCGCCTCTCCGGGGAGATCCCGTCGCAGTTCGGCGACCTCGATAAGCTCGGCAGCCTCGACATATCTTACAACCAGCTCTCCGGCAGCCTCGCGCCGCTCGCGAGGCTTGAGAACCTCGTCATGCTCAACATCTCCTACAACGCGTTCTCCGGCGAGCTCCCAGACACGCCCTTCTTCCAGAAGCTCCCGCTCAGCGACATCGCCGGTAACCACCTGCTCGTcgtgggcgccggcgccgacgaggcctCCCGGCACGCGGCCATCTCGGCGCTGAAGGTGGCCATGACGATCCTGGCCGTGGTgagcgcgctcctcctcctggcggcCACCTACGTGCTcgcccgctcgcgccgccgcgacggcgccaTCCACGGCGCCGACGAGACGTGGGAGGTGACCCTGTACCAGAAGCTGGACTTCTCGGTGGACGAGGTGGTGCGCGCGCTGACGTCGGCGAACGTGATAGGCACGGGCAGCTCCGGCGTGGTGTACCGCGTGGGACTCCCCAACGGCGACTCCCTCGCCGTGAAGAAGATGTGGTCCTCCGACGAGGCCGGTGCGTTCCGGAACGAGATCACGGCGCTGGGCTCCATCCGCCACCGCAACATCGTGCGGCTGCTCGGGTGGGGCGCGAACCGCAGCACCAAGCTGCTCTTCTACACGTACCTGCCCAACGGCAGCCTGAGCGGGTTCCTCCACCGCGGCGGCGTCAAGGGCGCCGCCGACTGGGGCCCGCGCTACGAGATCGCGCTCGGCGTGGCGCACGCCGTGGCGTACCTCCACCACGACTGCCTACCGGCGATCCTGCACGGCGACATCAAGGCCATGAACGTCCTGCTCGGCCCCCGGAACGAGCCGTACCTCGCCGACTTCGGGCTCGCCCGCGTTCTTTCCGGCGCCGTCGCGTCCGGGTCCGCCAAGCTCGACTCCTCCAAGCCCACACGCATCGCCGGCTCGTACGGCTACATCGCGCCAGGTAAAGATTGTTCTAGTCGCGATCGTGATAGCATCTCTTCTTCAAAAAATTTGGAACATTTTTGTCTGACATTTTTCTTCTTGATTGATGAAAACAGAGTACGCGTCGATGCAGCGGATCACGGAgaagagcgacgtgtacagcttcggcgtggtGGTGCTGGAGATCCTGACGGGGAAGCACCCGCTGGACCCGACGCTGCCGGGCGGCGCGCACCTGGTGCAATGGGTGCGGGAGCACGTGCACGCGAAGCGGGACACGGCGGAGCTCCTGGACCCGCGGCTGCGGGGGAAGCCGGAGGCGCAGGTGCAGGAGATGCTTCAGGTGTTCTCGGTGGCCATGCTCTGCATCGCGCACCGCGCCGACGACCGGCCGGCGATGAAGGACGTCGTGGCGCTGCTCAAGGAGGTCAGCCGGCCAGCCgagggcggggaggaggggaaggagcAGCCAGCGTGCAACtcggcctccgccgctgccactaCGCCACCGGCCGTGCAGGCGCAGCGGTCGCCGGCTCGGAGCCCACTGCCGAAGGGCGGCTCGTCGAGCTGCTCCTTCGCCATGTCCGACTACTCTAGCTGATGAATCATGCTCGTTGAAGGTGCTGGTAGATAGCAATTAGCAGGCACTGGAAAGGTGGAATTTTGAGATGTAATAAGATAGTGTGATTAGTTCATCAGTAAGTAGTAAATTGTTTATTAATTCAGATTATAACTTGTAATTCTGTACCCAGATGTATTTGTACTTGTAAATTAAGTAATTAATGGAAAtcaatttcataaaaaaatgcaGAGCAAAGTAGCTCGTGGATTTACTAGAATCAAAATGAGAAGTATCCCTTTTCACCCACAAAAAAACACAGGAGAAGTTTCAATAAACACGAGCAGAAGCAAAAGACATCTATAGAAAGGCCACGATCCGTGTATGGGCCAAAATGTGCAGTAGCAAATGTAGGGCCCATCCTGAAAAGCTTCTTCTTTACTGGGCCCAGTCCAAGGAGATCCAGCCCGAAATTGATCAATCAAAGGGCCCAAGCCTCCGAATCTCAAGCAACCCTACTCCCACCCGagcacccgccgccgcgccctcctccccccaCGGCACGCTTGTCTCCGGCccgctcgccgctgccgccgccgtcgcgtctCTCCAGCCCCGCGCCGCTCGTCATCCTAGCTGGGCTAGCGCCAGCGCCAGCTCCGTTGGGCGGTGTAGTTTGATTACTCCCTGGCCGTTTACCGTTTATTCCAGCCCTAGGCGCGCTTCACTTGCGGCTCCGCTGCTGGGAGCTGGGTTTTACTCGTGATGTCGCCGGCTGCCGGAGAGCTCGCTGGAGCCCGCGGAGAGGGCGGGGGCATGGAGGTGCAGAGGGTCTTCATAGGGGCCGGCTGCAACCGTGTGGTGAACAACGTCTCGTGGGGAGCTTGCGGCCTCGTGGCCTTTGGCGCCCAGAACGCCGTCGCCCTCTTCTCTCCCGAGGTCTGCCACCTCGTTCCTTATCCTTCTGTTTCCTGCAATTTTAACTACTTTATAAGTATGTCATTGTTTTGATTAACTCGTCCAAACTCGTGTTCGTTCGAGCAGAGAGGTGAGATCGTGACGACGCTTCCGGGGCACAAGGCGCCGGTGAACTGCACGCTATGGCTTCCCACGAAGAAGGATGTGCTCCAAGGTGCATCAGTTTTTGTACATTTTTTAGATTTTGGCAGCTTAATGTTTATTAACTTAAGTGCTTTAGTTTGGAGCTTGCTGAAACCACTTGCTTCTGATTGTTAGTTCTCTGTGATTTGTCTTGAGCAACAAAGTTTTATGTTTTAACTGCGAAATTGAACTCTGTTTCAGTAGCCATCGTCTGGAGCTGACTGTTGACTGTCACTATTTGGTTCATTCAATGAATTGTTTTAGTTGATAACTGACAAGCTGCAGATATATAGCACTGGATTAGATATGTCTAATCCTAAATGCTGGTTTCTTTTCCTCTTGTGCGAGGCCTAGAGCTGAATTGTTGACTGTTTTTCCTTAATGGTTTGCAGTTCGTGGCAGGGAGACATACTATCTACTCTCAGGAAGTGCTGATGGCGCTATCATGGCATGGAAGATTGGTTCTGGCAAAGGAGatgtgagtttttttttctgttttcacCTTATTATAATCGCATACTGTGTTCTGTAACTTATATTAATACTAGAATGGGGTGCAGTCATGTAGTTGCAGCGTACTTGCTGGGACATATTTGCTTGATTAACTTGAAAATTGGTTCGAATGGTTTCTTCTAACGCCTAGTTGTTTCATTTATTGTTTATGCCTTCTTTGCAGTGGTCTCATGTGTTGCAGCTCCCAGGGATGCATAAGAAAGGGATCACCTGTCTTGCTGGAAGGATGGTGTCTGATACTGTTGCAATTTTTGCTTCTACTTCGTCGGATAGTATTGTGGTTATTTGGGAAATGGTGATTGAGCCCACCCCTGGTGGTAAGATGGCTTTACTTCTGGATTGTGATAGCTACTGCTTGGAGCATATTTCTAAGAATCATACAGATTTAGCGAGTCACATTCTATTGTTTTTTCTATCTTATGATCTTGACGATTTTGAACtttggagaatgtgtgttgctGTTGCACTTTAAGttattttctttctcttctgCAGGCAGCTGCAAAGTGTCTTGCTTGCATACTTTGTCCATTGGTTCAAAACCAATGGTTTCACTTTCCTTAGCAGTGTTACCAGAACAGGGAAGCCATCTAATTTTGGCAATGGGTGGTCTAGATCACAAGATCCACATTTATTGTGGGGATAAGTCGGGCAAGGTTTGTAATTTTATGTTTTTATACCCTTTTTTTTTGGGTCCCTTCCCTTTCTTTGTCCTAACTAGGCATTTTCCATGAACAGTTCATTAAAGCTTGTGAACTTAAAGGTCATTCTGATTGGATCAGAAGTTTAGACTTTTCTTTACCCGTGATGATGAGCAGTGGAAAGCACAACCTTTTCCTCGTTAGCTCATCTCAGGACAGAACCATTAGGATATGGAAAATGGATTCAGAAGCTGTTTCGTCAGGCTCCACGGCACAATTGAGGAAGGCAAACATTGAAATGACCTCCTATATTGAGGGACCACTTTTTGTAGCTGGTAATACAAGCTATCAAGTATCACTGGAGTCTCTTCTTGTTGGCCATGAAGATTGGGTGTATTCCGTGGAGTGGCAACCGCCAACACTGTTACCTGGGGATGAAGCTCATCAGGCAATGAGTATACTATCCGCATCCATGgacaagatgatgatgatatggagGCCAGAGAAAAATACTGGCCTTTGGATCAATTCAGTGACAGTTGGTGAATTAAGTCACTCGGCActtggattttatggtggacACTGGCAGCCTGATGGAAAATCCATTCTTGCACATGGCTATGGTGGCTCCTTTCATATGTGGAGAGATGTTGGACTGGATTCTGAAAATTGGCAGCCTCAGATAGTCCCATCTGGTCATTTTGCTCCTGTGTCTGACTTAACATGGGCAAGATCCGGTCAATATTTGTTATCCGTTAGCCATGACCAGGCAAGTTTTTGTGCTTATTATCAATTTTGGCCTGTACTTATATAAGTTATATATTTGGTTGGTTGTTGTGTTTCTCTTCAACATGCTAATGTTCTTCTGGGTCAATTCTAAATATGCAGACAACACGAATATTTGCTCCTTGGAGAAATCAAGTTAAACCTGGAGACATGATCTATTGGCGTGAAATCGCACGTCCACAAATTCATGGCCATGATATTAACTGTGTGGCATTTATTCAGGGTAGTGGGAACCACCGCTTTGTTAGTGGTGCTGATGAAAAGGTTTCTAGGGTCTTTGAAGCTCCCTTATCATTTTTGAAGACCCTACAACAAGCAACTTTGTTGAAACCTGATGTCTCTGACGATTTTGACAATGTGCAAGTCGTTGGAGCAAATATGTCTGCTCTTGGGCTTTCACAGAAACCCATATATACACATGGTTAGCATCTCTCACACATCACGTGGGTATATGTCATTGAGCAATAGTCCCTCCTTTTATGTGGCTTTGAAAAATTGCATCTTTAAACAATTCagttttcttttatttgatGCTATTTTTTGCATGGTGGTGTATTCAGGAGTCAAGGAATCCCTAAGCAGTAATTCTACTGATGGTCCCGATTCTATGGAGACAATTCCTGATGCAGTGCCTACTGTATTTACCGAGCCCCCTGTGGAGGACCAACTTGCATGGAATACTCTATGGCCTGAATCGCACAAACTATATGGTCATGGAAATGAGCTCTTCTCGATATGCTGTGATTATGAAGGGAAGCTTGTTGCATCATCTTGCAAGGTATTGGTGCTGtatgttttctttttgtgcTGACTCATCTGAAATTTGTGGATGAAACAACAACATAAAAAGAGCCTTATAATTCTAAGAAAGACCATTCCATGGAAAGTCATGGATCCCGTTGAGACAATGTTTTTGTCCTTCCATACACCAGTCACACAACCATTGTGCCATCACCATGTTATAATAGATACTTGATCTTTTGATTCAAGAATTCACCACACATTTTCTCAAAGATAACTGATCAAATGTGAATCTACAAGCAAATGCTATTTTTTTATCTTAATATAAACAGGGTGTGAGTTGAAATTTCAGTATTTTTGGAGCTTCTTTAATTCTGGGGTTTTTTGAATATTGACACATTCAGTCAGGACCACTGTACAGAGTTGTGCGTCTTCTTTTTTTCGagaatatgcaggagagctgcgcatctttgtattaagaagagtATGAGTTTACAACGTGCACCATTCGGGTGCAAGCACATGAGTTCAGTGTTACATAAGGCCATAAGGGTGCTTGTACAGGGCAAACAAAGACAATTTAGGAAGACCATCAGTACACGAACTAGATCATGCTAGGTGCACTTAATAACTAGATCAGTGTACAAAAAAGACCGGCCATGTATTTCGCTCTTGCCTGAATCCAGAGCTGCCTCGACTAATTGGCCCACGGTGGCCTCCAGTTGGCTGTCAAAGACCTGGCCATTCTGTTCCTTCCAGATCCTTCACGAGATCCGGTTGTGCATATTCATGTGGCAAAACTACATTTTTCACTTTCTTGATATCTGACACTGGCATAATGGCATTAGTTGATGCATATTATGCTTAATCGTTTATGGTTTGATTTTACTGTATGCATGGGAAATCTGATGGAACTTACTATCATTCAGGCTCAATCAGCACCAGTTGCTGAGATCTGGCTCTGGGAGATTGGAACGTGGAAAGCTGTTGGCCGCTTGCAATCCCACAATCTTACAGTAACACAAATGGAGTTCTCTCGTGATAATGTTTTTCTCTTGAGTGTCTCAAGGGATCGTCATTTGTCGATCTTTTCAATCAGGAAAACCAGTAAGTAAACTTACAATCATGCAGTTCGTTGAAATTATTGCTTTACATTTGTCTTTTCAGTCACACTGTTTTTCTCTGTGACTACGATTCTGCTAATGTAATTCTAGAGGAAGGAGTGGAACACCATCTCGTTGCAAAGCATGAAGCACACAAAAGAATTGTATGGGCGTGCTCATGGAACCCCTTCGGTTATGAATTCGCAACTGGATCAAGGGACAAGACTGTCAAGATATGGTGTGTTCAAGATGCGTCTTCTGTGAAGCTGCTTGCAACATTGCCTCAGTTCCGTGACAGTGTCACCGCATTGGCATGGATGGGCCGGGACCGTGCTTCCAATGCCGGTATTCTCGCTGTTGGCATGGACAATGGATTGATCGAACTCTGGGGTGTTTCAGGTGGAAGAGTTTCTGCAGACAGTACTCCAGACTCGTCTCCGCTCAGTGCAGCGTGCATGCTTCGATTTGACCCTCTGTTGTGTCACGTGTCAACCGTGCACCGTTTACGGTGGCGGGAACCCAATTCATCTGATGAGAAATCGGCGCTTGAGCTGGCTTCCTGTGGAGCTGATCACTGTGTGAGGGTTTTTGATGTTCATTGCAGGACATAGACAAATGCGTCCAGATTTAGTAGATCAAACTGTTATGTTTCTGGCAGTGTTTTTGTCGATGTCTGCCAAGATGTGTTGTAAAACTAGTCGTGATAATGAAAAAATAGTGCTGTCACGAAACGTTTGCTGTCCATATGTAACACTAGTTTAGTGGTAAAAGATGCAGCgttgcctctctctctctctctctcatatgATCTATGAAGGAAAATCGAGTTATTAAAGGTGACACATTGCTGAAACACTAATGCAAGCAGGCTTTTGCGATTTTTGTATCTTCTCTACCTGCAATAATAATTCGATAAAACCCACTAAATTGCTTCAACACAAGCAATGAGTTCCATGGACGACATTACATTACGCACTTGTCGAACTCTATGTTCAAGTTGCTTACAATCTTTTGCTACTGTGCTGCAGGTAGCCTTCAGGCTCCAGCAGCAACTGAACCAGCAAGAGGTCAACAGAGATGAAGAACCAACATCAAATTCGCATCAATCATGAGTATATTTTACTTTACTCTGCCCAATTTCAGtatacaaaaagaaaaagatctaAGATGTGATACAGCAATAGAACGGGAGGGGTGGATTTCAAAAGCCAGTCACTTTGTTCTGCATCTCCTGGCAACAAGAACTCCAGTAGGAGGAGCTGTGAGCTCCAGCTCACAGATTGTGTTCATCCAGTATGAGTAGTGGCTGAACCAAACTCTAGCCTCCACCTTGAAGGCGCCTCTGATAGTGTACACGACCCTGTTGCTCCTCACCTGGTTCACAAGCTCCATGGCCacctccggcggcagcagcacaCGGCTGGACACCATGTGCAAGTTCAGGACCTGGGACTGGCCCCGGCGCTGTGCGAACGGCGGCAGCACCTGCACGGCCATGGGCCTGTCCCGGAAGAAGAGCTCCACGGTGGCAGACCGGAATATGACGTCGATCTTCTGGTTGGGGTTGGAGAAGTTGGCCACGAGCGTCATGTCGCCATTGAAGTAGGCTGGCGAGTCGATGTAGACGCTGTTGAGGCTGGCGTTGGCGGTGTCGAAGGAGGGCGCCCTCGGCTTGACCGCCAGGAAGACGATCAAGATGACCATGCCAGCCACGATCAGGATGATGCTGAAGGCGAAGCAGACGATGGCCGCAAACCACATCGCCGGCGAGGTCCGGTCACGCGGCTGAAGAATTATCTTCGAAGGAGCTGCCGGTAG
The genomic region above belongs to Setaria italica strain Yugu1 chromosome VI, Setaria_italica_v2.0, whole genome shotgun sequence and contains:
- the LOC101779393 gene encoding elongator complex protein 2, encoding MSPAAGELAGARGEGGGMEVQRVFIGAGCNRVVNNVSWGACGLVAFGAQNAVALFSPERGEIVTTLPGHKAPVNCTLWLPTKKDVLQVRGRETYYLLSGSADGAIMAWKIGSGKGDWSHVLQLPGMHKKGITCLAGRMVSDTVAIFASTSSDSIVVIWEMVIEPTPGGSCKVSCLHTLSIGSKPMVSLSLAVLPEQGSHLILAMGGLDHKIHIYCGDKSGKFIKACELKGHSDWIRSLDFSLPVMMSSGKHNLFLVSSSQDRTIRIWKMDSEAVSSGSTAQLRKANIEMTSYIEGPLFVAGNTSYQVSLESLLVGHEDWVYSVEWQPPTLLPGDEAHQAMSILSASMDKMMMIWRPEKNTGLWINSVTVGELSHSALGFYGGHWQPDGKSILAHGYGGSFHMWRDVGLDSENWQPQIVPSGHFAPVSDLTWARSGQYLLSVSHDQTTRIFAPWRNQVKPGDMIYWREIARPQIHGHDINCVAFIQGSGNHRFVSGADEKVSRVFEAPLSFLKTLQQATLLKPDVSDDFDNVQVVGANMSALGLSQKPIYTHGVKESLSSNSTDGPDSMETIPDAVPTVFTEPPVEDQLAWNTLWPESHKLYGHGNELFSICCDYEGKLVASSCKAQSAPVAEIWLWEIGTWKAVGRLQSHNLTVTQMEFSRDNVFLLSVSRDRHLSIFSIRKTKEGVEHHLVAKHEAHKRIVWACSWNPFGYEFATGSRDKTVKIWCVQDASSVKLLATLPQFRDSVTALAWMGRDRASNAGILAVGMDNGLIELWGVSGGRVSADSTPDSSPLSAACMLRFDPLLCHVSTVHRLRWREPNSSDEKSALELASCGADHCVRVFDVHCRT
- the LOC101779782 gene encoding uncharacterized protein LOC101779782 encodes the protein MGTPYHLQSPRTILSKLVNMRQLPPGLPPPPPPEPPSKTIRQPEVLPQRLPAAPSKIILQPRDRTSPAMWFAAIVCFAFSIILIVAGMVILIVFLAVKPRAPSFDTANASLNSVYIDSPAYFNGDMTLVANFSNPNQKIDVIFRSATVELFFRDRPMAVQVLPPFAQRRGQSQVLNLHMVSSRVLLPPEVAMELVNQVRSNRVVYTIRGAFKVEARVWFSHYSYWMNTICELELTAPPTGVLVARRCRTK
- the LOC101778988 gene encoding LRR receptor-like serine/threonine-protein kinase, with the translated sequence MPPRLRATIAARLLALLLCFSSPALLAPCHGVNEQGQALLRWKASTNATRGALDSWNAGDATPCRWLSVSCDARGDVVSLSIKSVDLGGALPSADLRPLGRSLKTLVLSGTNLTGAIPKELGDLAELTTLDLSKNQLSGAIPAELCRLRKLQSLALNTNSLRGAIPDGIGNLTSLTYLTLYDNELSGAIPASIGNLKKLQVLRAGGNQALKGPLPPEIGGCTDLTMLGLAETGLSGSLPETIGQLKKIQTIAIYTAMLTGSIPESIGNCTELTSLYLYQNSLTGPIPPQLGRLRKLQTVLLWQNQLVGTIPPEIANCKELVLIDLSLNSLTGPIPSSFGTLPNLQQLQLSTNKLTGVIPPELSNCTSLTDIEVDNNELSGEIGIDFPRLRNLTLFYAWQNRLTGPVPASLSQCEGLQSLDLSYNNFTGPVPRELFALQNLTKLLLLDNDLSGFIPPEIGNCTNLYRLRLNNNRLSGTIPAEIGRLKNLNFLDLGSNRLVGPLPAALSGCDNLEFMDLHSNALSGALPDELPRSLQFVDISDNKLTGLLGPGIGLLPELTKLNLGKNRISGGIPPELGSCEKLQLLDLGDNALSGGIPPELGKLPSLEISLNLSCNRLSGEIPSQFGDLDKLGSLDISYNQLSGSLAPLARLENLVMLNISYNAFSGELPDTPFFQKLPLSDIAGNHLLVVGAGADEASRHAAISALKVAMTILAVVSALLLLAATYVLARSRRRDGAIHGADETWEVTLYQKLDFSVDEVVRALTSANVIGTGSSGVVYRVGLPNGDSLAVKKMWSSDEAGAFRNEITALGSIRHRNIVRLLGWGANRSTKLLFYTYLPNGSLSGFLHRGGVKGAADWGPRYEIALGVAHAVAYLHHDCLPAILHGDIKAMNVLLGPRNEPYLADFGLARVLSGAVASGSAKLDSSKPTRIAGSYGYIAPEYASMQRITEKSDVYSFGVVVLEILTGKHPLDPTLPGGAHLVQWVREHVHAKRDTAELLDPRLRGKPEAQVQEMLQVFSVAMLCIAHRADDRPAMKDVVALLKEVSRPAEGGEEGKEQPACNSASAAATTPPAVQAQRSPARSPLPKGGSSSCSFAMSDYSS